The following are from one region of the Streptomyces changanensis genome:
- a CDS encoding LacI family DNA-binding transcriptional regulator, with the protein MPTTTSGTAPSDGRSRPTANDVAKAAGVSRSAVSFAFNSPEKLSVGTRDRILGVAKDLGYVPNTLARMLKAGQTQSLGVLLPQNLARVMENPYYSRFLTGVGQVCDEQGYTLLLTPPLRDSMLKAIPYAAVDGFIVCGLEHDRGEVAELRRRGIPFVLVDSSPHEGVSSVDVDDEGGAYEAVRHVLDLGHRRITLLSIDPGPERAERGYRGPLARRMAGVARALEDSGTGLDDIEIIEVPATRMDGFKATKRFMSSRPATAIVTMSDILAFGAVDALHDMGLEIPRDVSVTGYDDLPDASWMRPRLTTVRQAITTKGRTAADLLFSAIRGEDQHPHQLLGTHLIVRDSTAHPHTAA; encoded by the coding sequence ATGCCGACCACCACATCCGGGACCGCCCCGAGCGACGGGAGGTCCCGGCCGACTGCCAACGACGTCGCGAAGGCGGCGGGCGTGTCACGGTCGGCGGTGTCGTTCGCGTTCAACAGCCCCGAGAAGCTTTCGGTGGGCACCCGGGACCGCATCCTCGGAGTGGCCAAGGACCTCGGTTACGTGCCGAACACACTGGCCCGCATGCTCAAGGCCGGACAGACGCAGTCGCTGGGCGTGCTGCTGCCGCAGAACCTCGCTCGCGTGATGGAGAACCCGTACTACTCCCGCTTCCTCACCGGCGTGGGACAGGTCTGCGACGAGCAGGGGTACACCCTGCTGCTCACCCCACCCCTGCGGGACTCGATGCTCAAGGCGATCCCGTACGCGGCGGTCGACGGCTTCATCGTCTGCGGCCTGGAGCACGACCGCGGGGAAGTGGCCGAGCTGCGCCGGCGCGGGATCCCCTTCGTGCTCGTCGACAGCAGTCCCCACGAGGGGGTCTCCAGTGTCGATGTCGACGACGAGGGTGGCGCGTACGAGGCCGTCCGGCACGTCCTCGATCTCGGGCACCGGCGGATCACGCTGCTGTCGATCGACCCGGGCCCCGAACGGGCCGAACGCGGCTACCGGGGTCCGCTCGCCCGCCGCATGGCCGGTGTGGCCCGCGCCCTGGAGGACTCGGGGACGGGGCTCGATGACATCGAGATCATCGAGGTCCCCGCCACACGGATGGACGGCTTCAAGGCCACGAAGAGGTTCATGTCCTCCCGGCCCGCCACCGCGATCGTCACCATGTCGGACATCCTCGCCTTCGGCGCCGTGGACGCCCTGCACGACATGGGTCTGGAGATCCCCCGGGACGTTTCCGTCACCGGCTACGACGATCTGCCCGACGCCTCGTGGATGAGGCCCCGCCTGACGACCGTGCGGCAGGCGATCACGACCAAGGGCCGTACAGCGGCGGACCTGCTGTTCTCGGCCATCCGGGGAGAGGACCAGCATCCCCATCAACTCCTTGGCACCCATCTGATCGTGAGGGATTCGACAGCCCACCCCCACACGGCGGCCTGA
- a CDS encoding discoidin domain-containing protein translates to MSPMHRRLGLLIALAVTLLSLAGLPGPPPAHAADTLLSQGRPVTVSSTENPFAGANAVDGDPGTRWSSAFADPQWIQVDLGAAAKISEVTLNWEAAYAKAFQVQVSADARTWSTVHETTAGAGGSQRLSVSGTGRYVRVYGTQRATQYGYSLWEFQVYGTKDSGGDQDPAPGERLLSYGRTGAASSSQNDGHCWECTPARAFDRDPASRWATSPTNGWTDPGWISVDLGATAQISKVVLQWDAASAKAFQIQVSPDNTNWTPIYSTTTGTGFKQTLTMSGTGRYVRVYGTQRATQYGYSLWEFQVYGTGGAPITPPPLPPDPANPPRIVWQDEFNTPAGTKPDPAKWSADPGTGPNNELEYYTNHDNASMDGAGHLVLEARKQATPGTSCPTDPLTGSGTCQYTSARMNTGNKFEFTYGKVEARIKVPKGNGLWPAFWMMGADFLDGRPWPYNGEVDIMEVLGKDVKTSYSTVHAPAYNGGGGIGAPYKLPGDVDYSDDFHVWAAHWDSKGIVYSLDGRTVLTLDKAQIEQTRGPWIFDHPFYLILNLAVGGDWPGPTDASTPFPAKMLVDYVRVYQ, encoded by the coding sequence ATGAGTCCGATGCACCGCCGTCTGGGCCTGCTCATAGCCCTCGCGGTCACCCTGCTGTCGCTCGCCGGCCTGCCCGGCCCTCCGCCCGCCCACGCCGCCGACACCCTGCTCTCCCAGGGCAGACCGGTGACGGTCTCGTCCACGGAGAACCCGTTCGCCGGCGCCAACGCCGTGGACGGCGATCCTGGCACCCGCTGGTCCAGCGCCTTCGCCGACCCCCAGTGGATCCAGGTCGACCTCGGCGCTGCCGCCAAGATCAGCGAGGTCACCCTGAACTGGGAAGCCGCCTACGCCAAGGCGTTCCAGGTCCAGGTGTCCGCCGACGCCCGCACCTGGTCCACGGTCCACGAAACCACCGCCGGCGCCGGCGGCAGTCAGCGCCTGAGCGTCTCGGGCACCGGCCGGTACGTCCGCGTGTACGGCACGCAGCGGGCCACCCAGTACGGCTACTCCCTGTGGGAGTTCCAGGTGTACGGCACCAAGGACAGCGGCGGTGACCAGGATCCCGCCCCCGGAGAAAGGCTGCTGTCCTACGGCAGGACCGGCGCGGCGTCCAGCTCGCAGAACGACGGTCACTGCTGGGAGTGCACCCCGGCCCGCGCCTTCGACCGCGACCCCGCCTCCCGCTGGGCGACCAGCCCCACGAACGGCTGGACCGACCCCGGTTGGATCTCCGTCGACCTGGGCGCGACGGCGCAGATCAGCAAGGTGGTGCTCCAGTGGGACGCGGCCTCCGCCAAGGCGTTCCAGATCCAGGTCTCGCCCGACAACACGAACTGGACCCCGATCTACTCGACCACGACGGGCACCGGGTTCAAGCAGACCCTGACCATGTCCGGCACCGGCCGGTACGTCCGCGTGTACGGCACGCAGCGGGCCACCCAGTACGGCTACTCCCTGTGGGAGTTCCAGGTGTACGGCACCGGCGGGGCCCCGATCACCCCGCCTCCGCTGCCACCCGACCCCGCCAACCCGCCCCGGATCGTCTGGCAGGACGAGTTCAACACCCCGGCGGGCACCAAGCCGGACCCGGCCAAGTGGTCCGCGGACCCCGGCACCGGCCCCAACAACGAGCTGGAGTACTACACCAACCACGACAACGCGAGCATGGACGGTGCGGGTCACCTCGTTCTGGAGGCACGTAAGCAGGCCACGCCCGGCACCTCGTGCCCCACCGACCCGCTCACCGGGAGCGGCACGTGCCAGTACACATCCGCGCGGATGAACACCGGCAACAAGTTCGAGTTCACCTACGGCAAGGTCGAGGCGCGGATCAAGGTGCCCAAGGGCAACGGTCTGTGGCCCGCCTTCTGGATGATGGGCGCCGACTTCCTCGACGGCCGTCCGTGGCCGTACAACGGCGAGGTCGACATCATGGAGGTTCTCGGCAAGGACGTGAAGACGTCGTACTCGACCGTCCACGCGCCGGCGTACAACGGCGGCGGCGGGATCGGCGCCCCCTACAAGCTTCCGGGGGACGTCGACTACTCCGACGACTTCCACGTGTGGGCCGCCCACTGGGACAGCAAGGGCATCGTCTACAGCCTCGACGGCCGGACCGTCCTCACCCTCGACAAGGCCCAGATCGAGCAGACCCGCGGTCCATGGATCTTCGACCACCCCTTCTACCTGATCCTCAACCTCGCCGTCGGCGGCGACTGGCCCGGACCGACCGACGCCTCGACCCCCTTCCCGGCGAAGATGCTGGTGGACTACGTGCGGGTCTACCAGTGA
- a CDS encoding LacI family DNA-binding transcriptional regulator, protein MEPVAARRSGTKRPTLDVVAARAGVSKSSVSRVVNGEHTVAPEIRDAVMRVVRELGYVPNAAARKLVTRRTDAVAMVVSDPPQGVLSDDPLFSTVVRAASRELEAADKQVVLMLAESDRSRARVESHVAAGNVDGVLLLSLHGADPLPAVLARTGLPMVSLGRTAATDVPYVDLDNAGGADLAVRHLLDRGRKRIATVTGPLDLGDARERLAGYREALRQTGQRPLVALGDFTRISGAEAMEQLLTDEPSLDAVFAANDLMAIGALRTLRERGRRVPDDVAVVGFDDIEAAAYSAPPLTTVRSPMADQASAAVRLLLGLLAGQAREPVIMPNELVVREST, encoded by the coding sequence ATGGAACCGGTGGCGGCGAGGCGTTCAGGGACGAAGCGGCCCACGCTGGACGTGGTCGCGGCACGTGCCGGAGTGTCCAAGTCGAGCGTGTCGCGGGTGGTCAACGGTGAACACACCGTGGCGCCGGAGATCCGGGACGCGGTGATGCGCGTCGTACGCGAACTGGGGTATGTCCCCAACGCGGCGGCCCGCAAACTGGTGACGCGCAGGACGGACGCGGTCGCGATGGTCGTCTCCGACCCGCCGCAGGGCGTGCTCTCCGACGACCCGCTGTTCTCCACCGTGGTGCGGGCCGCCAGCCGCGAGCTGGAGGCGGCCGACAAGCAGGTGGTGCTCATGCTCGCGGAATCCGACCGCAGCAGGGCCCGCGTCGAAAGCCATGTGGCCGCCGGCAACGTGGACGGCGTCCTGCTCCTCTCCCTGCACGGCGCCGACCCGTTGCCCGCCGTGCTGGCCAGGACCGGGCTGCCGATGGTCTCCCTCGGCCGTACCGCGGCCACGGACGTGCCCTACGTGGACCTGGACAACGCAGGCGGCGCGGACCTCGCCGTGCGCCATCTTCTGGACCGGGGACGTAAGCGCATCGCCACCGTCACCGGACCCCTGGATCTCGGCGACGCCCGCGAACGTCTCGCGGGTTACCGTGAGGCGCTCCGCCAGACCGGACAGCGCCCGCTGGTGGCGCTGGGCGACTTCACTCGGATCTCCGGCGCCGAGGCGATGGAGCAGCTCCTTACCGACGAACCATCCCTTGACGCGGTGTTCGCGGCCAACGACCTGATGGCGATAGGCGCCCTTCGGACGCTGAGGGAGAGGGGGCGGCGCGTACCGGACGACGTGGCCGTGGTCGGTTTCGACGACATCGAGGCCGCTGCCTACAGTGCCCCGCCGCTCACCACGGTGCGCAGCCCGATGGCGGACCAGGCGTCGGCTGCCGTCCGCCTCCTGCTCGGCCTGTTGGCGGGGCAGGCCCGCGAACCGGTGATCATGCCGAACGAACTGGTGGTGCGGGAGTCCACCTGA
- a CDS encoding GNAT family N-acetyltransferase, producing the protein MAGVMTKSGGGIVVRRVRPSDEPALCGVDVVADGGDAERRASIRRWCEGGAAAVAEGESGLLGYCVVECTFFGQGFVTMLMVAPTARRSGVGRRLLDEAAASCTTEKLFTSTNVSNRPMQGLLEGAGWLPVGLLHGLDPGDPELFYLCPRRG; encoded by the coding sequence ATGGCGGGTGTGATGACGAAAAGTGGGGGCGGGATCGTCGTGCGGCGGGTACGCCCGTCGGACGAGCCGGCGCTGTGCGGCGTCGACGTGGTTGCCGACGGTGGTGACGCCGAGCGGCGGGCGAGCATTCGAAGGTGGTGCGAGGGCGGGGCGGCCGCCGTGGCGGAGGGTGAGAGCGGTCTTCTCGGCTACTGCGTGGTGGAGTGCACGTTCTTCGGGCAGGGCTTCGTGACGATGCTCATGGTGGCGCCCACGGCGCGCCGGAGCGGTGTGGGGCGTCGACTGCTGGACGAGGCAGCGGCCTCGTGCACCACCGAGAAGCTGTTCACTTCGACCAACGTGTCCAACCGGCCGATGCAGGGGTTGTTGGAAGGGGCCGGCTGGCTGCCGGTCGGGCTTCTCCATGGTCTGGATCCGGGGGATCCCGAGTTGTTCTATCTTTGCCCGCGCCGTGGGTGA
- a CDS encoding LacI family DNA-binding transcriptional regulator: MTRRLALVAKKVGVSEATVSRVLNGKPGVSETTRQSVLSALDVLGYERPTQLRGERARLVGLVLPELQNPIFPAFAEVIGGSLAQQGLTPVLCTQTRGGVSEADYVELLLQQQVSGVIFAGGLFAQADAPHEHYRQLAERKIPVVLVNAPIEGLDFPCVSCDDIAAVEQAWRHLSSLGHERVGLVIGPEDHIPSRRKLTAARAAAAAGGTELPEEFVERSMFSLEGGQAAAGRLWDRGVTGVICASDPLALGAIRAARRRQLTVPADVSVLGFDDSAFMNCTEPPLSTVRQPIEAMGRAAVDLLCAQIQGAQASPGELLFEPELVVRGSTAPPSSA, translated from the coding sequence GTGACGCGACGACTTGCTCTGGTAGCGAAAAAGGTGGGGGTCAGCGAGGCCACGGTCAGCCGAGTCCTCAACGGCAAGCCGGGGGTCTCGGAGACCACCCGCCAGTCTGTGCTCAGCGCGTTGGACGTCCTCGGTTACGAGCGGCCCACGCAGCTGAGGGGGGAGCGGGCCAGGCTGGTGGGCCTGGTCCTGCCGGAGTTGCAGAACCCCATCTTCCCGGCCTTCGCCGAGGTCATCGGCGGTTCTCTGGCGCAGCAGGGGCTCACGCCGGTGCTCTGTACGCAGACCAGGGGTGGTGTCTCCGAGGCCGACTACGTCGAGCTGCTTCTGCAGCAGCAGGTGTCCGGAGTGATCTTCGCCGGAGGCCTCTTCGCGCAGGCCGACGCGCCGCACGAGCACTACCGGCAGCTGGCGGAGCGCAAGATCCCCGTCGTCCTGGTCAACGCGCCCATCGAGGGTCTCGATTTTCCCTGCGTCTCCTGTGACGACATCGCCGCGGTGGAGCAGGCGTGGCGTCACCTCTCCTCGCTGGGGCACGAGCGTGTCGGGCTGGTCATCGGTCCCGAGGACCACATCCCCTCGCGTCGGAAGCTGACCGCGGCGCGGGCGGCCGCGGCGGCGGGGGGGACGGAGCTGCCGGAGGAGTTTGTGGAGCGCTCGATGTTCTCGCTCGAAGGGGGACAGGCGGCCGCGGGGCGGCTGTGGGACCGCGGGGTGACCGGCGTCATCTGCGCGAGTGACCCGCTGGCCCTGGGCGCCATTCGAGCGGCTCGCCGGCGGCAACTCACCGTTCCTGCCGACGTGTCCGTACTCGGCTTCGACGACTCGGCCTTCATGAACTGCACCGAGCCGCCGCTTTCGACGGTGCGGCAGCCGATCGAGGCGATGGGGCGGGCCGCCGTGGACCTCCTGTGCGCACAGATCCAGGGGGCGCAGGCATCCCCCGGTGAGCTGCTCTTCGAGCCGGAGCTGGTGGTGCGGGGCTCGACCGCGCCGCCGTCCAGCGCCTGA
- a CDS encoding CARDB domain-containing protein has product MRSRNHGRRVIVGSVMAGLIGVGMLPAPAHAAEGPNLALGKPATAGGTNGSYVAGNVTDGSQASYWEGPNGAFPQWVQVDLGAGTEVDRVALKLPASWGSRVQTLSVLGSTDGSSFAALAGSGARTFDPAQANTVSIPVTATTARFIRVQVAANTGWNAAQLSELEVFGEDDGGGPVDPPPTGTNLARNKPIEASSFTQSYVAANANDGNTATYWESAGFPATLTAKLGANADIEAVRIKLNPDQAWGPRTQAVEVLGREQSATGFTSLKARADYAFSPSGGNTITIPVTGRYADVQLKFFANSSGYGAQVAEFEVVGAAAPNPDLTVTDLVWTPSSPSETDPVEVSATVRNAGTAASPATSLNVSLEGAVAGSAQVGALAAGASTTVKIPVGKRAMGSYTVSAVVDPANTVVEQDDTNNSRTGSSKLVVGQAPGPDLTVTAITPNPSSPAVGAQVSFTATVQNRGTTGVAAGTVTRLAAGTTTLNGTTPAVAAGQSVTVAISGTWTAAGGGVNLTATADATAAVAETNENNNVFTRSLVVGRGAAVPYTEYEAEDARYQGTLLTADAKRTFGHTNFATESSGRESVRLNSTGEFVEFTSTNASNSIVVRNSIPDAPSGGGTQATISLYANDVFVRKLTLSSKHSWLYGTTDDPEGLTNTPGADARRLFDESHALLAQSYPAGTKFRLQRDAGDTASFYIIDLIDLEQVAPPAAQPAGCVSITTYGAVPNDGLDDTDAIQRAVTADQKGEIPCVWIPAGQWRQEQKILTDDPLNRGVYNTVGIRDVTIRGAGMWHSQLYTLTPPHQAGGINHPHEGNFGFDIDHNTQISDIAIFGSGTIRGGDGNQEGGVGLNGRFGKGTKISNVWIEHANVGVWAGRDYSNIPELWGPGDGVEFSGMRVRNTYADGINFANGTRNSTVFNSSFRNNGDDALAVWASKYVKDTSVDIGSNNHFRNNTIQLPWRANGIAVYGGFGNTIENNIIADTMNYPGIMLATDHDPLPFSGQTLISNNALYRTGGAFWNEDQEFGAITLFAQGQPIPGVTIKDTDIVDSTYDGIQFKTGGGEMPNVKITNVRIDKSNNGSGILAMSGARGSATLSNVTITNSAQGNILVEPGSQFVINNP; this is encoded by the coding sequence ATGCGATCGAGAAACCACGGGCGGCGAGTGATCGTCGGCTCGGTGATGGCAGGGCTGATAGGTGTGGGGATGCTCCCCGCTCCCGCCCACGCCGCCGAGGGCCCCAACCTCGCCCTGGGCAAGCCCGCGACCGCGGGTGGCACGAACGGCAGTTACGTCGCGGGTAATGTGACGGACGGAAGTCAGGCGTCCTACTGGGAGGGCCCCAACGGGGCGTTCCCGCAGTGGGTGCAGGTCGACCTGGGGGCCGGCACCGAGGTCGACCGGGTCGCGCTGAAGCTGCCGGCCTCGTGGGGTTCACGCGTCCAGACGCTGAGCGTGCTGGGCAGCACGGACGGGTCCTCGTTCGCCGCGCTCGCCGGATCCGGGGCACGTACCTTCGACCCGGCCCAGGCCAATACGGTCAGCATTCCCGTCACCGCGACCACGGCGCGCTTCATCCGTGTGCAGGTGGCGGCGAACACCGGTTGGAACGCGGCCCAGCTGTCCGAGCTAGAGGTCTTCGGCGAGGACGACGGCGGCGGCCCGGTCGATCCGCCGCCAACCGGCACCAACCTGGCGCGGAACAAGCCGATCGAGGCCTCCTCGTTCACCCAGTCGTACGTGGCGGCCAACGCCAACGACGGGAACACCGCCACCTACTGGGAGTCGGCGGGCTTCCCCGCGACCCTGACGGCGAAGCTGGGCGCCAACGCCGACATCGAGGCGGTCCGGATCAAGCTCAATCCCGACCAGGCGTGGGGTCCGCGGACCCAGGCCGTCGAGGTGCTCGGACGCGAGCAGTCCGCGACCGGTTTCACGAGCCTCAAGGCCCGCGCCGACTACGCCTTCAGCCCGTCCGGCGGCAACACGATCACCATCCCGGTGACCGGCCGGTACGCCGACGTGCAGCTGAAGTTCTTCGCCAACTCCAGCGGCTACGGCGCCCAGGTCGCCGAGTTCGAGGTGGTGGGCGCCGCCGCCCCCAACCCGGACCTCACCGTCACCGACCTCGTGTGGACTCCCTCCTCCCCCTCGGAGACGGACCCCGTCGAGGTCAGCGCGACCGTCCGCAACGCCGGCACCGCCGCCTCGCCGGCCACCTCCCTCAACGTGAGCCTCGAAGGCGCCGTGGCGGGCAGCGCGCAGGTCGGCGCGCTCGCGGCGGGCGCCTCCACGACCGTCAAGATCCCGGTCGGCAAGCGGGCCATGGGCAGCTACACCGTGTCGGCGGTCGTCGACCCGGCCAACACCGTCGTGGAGCAGGACGACACCAACAACAGCCGGACCGGTTCCTCCAAGCTGGTCGTCGGCCAGGCGCCGGGCCCCGACCTCACGGTCACCGCGATCACCCCGAACCCGTCCTCCCCGGCGGTCGGCGCCCAGGTCTCCTTCACCGCCACGGTCCAGAACCGGGGCACCACCGGTGTCGCCGCCGGCACCGTCACCCGGCTGGCCGCCGGAACGACCACCCTGAACGGCACCACCCCGGCGGTCGCCGCAGGGCAGTCGGTCACCGTGGCGATCTCCGGTACCTGGACCGCGGCCGGCGGAGGGGTCAACCTCACCGCGACGGCCGACGCCACCGCGGCCGTGGCCGAGACGAACGAGAACAACAACGTCTTCACCCGCTCGCTGGTCGTGGGGCGGGGCGCCGCGGTGCCGTACACGGAGTACGAGGCGGAGGACGCCCGCTACCAGGGCACCCTGCTCACCGCCGACGCCAAGCGGACCTTCGGCCACACCAACTTCGCCACCGAGTCCTCGGGCCGCGAGTCGGTCCGCCTGAACTCCACCGGCGAGTTTGTCGAGTTCACCTCCACCAACGCGTCCAACTCCATCGTCGTACGCAACTCCATCCCGGACGCCCCGTCCGGCGGCGGCACCCAGGCGACGATCAGCCTCTACGCGAACGACGTCTTCGTCCGCAAGCTGACCCTGTCGTCCAAGCACAGCTGGCTCTACGGGACGACCGACGACCCCGAGGGCCTGACGAACACGCCCGGAGCCGACGCGCGCCGGTTGTTCGACGAGTCCCACGCCCTGCTGGCCCAGTCCTACCCGGCCGGCACGAAGTTCCGCCTCCAGCGGGACGCCGGTGACACGGCCTCCTTCTACATCATCGACCTGATCGACCTGGAGCAGGTCGCGCCCCCGGCGGCCCAGCCGGCCGGCTGCGTCTCGATCACCACCTACGGTGCGGTGCCCAACGACGGTCTCGACGACACCGACGCGATCCAGCGCGCGGTGACCGCCGACCAGAAGGGCGAGATCCCGTGCGTGTGGATCCCGGCGGGCCAGTGGCGCCAGGAGCAGAAGATCCTGACCGACGACCCGCTGAACCGCGGGGTCTACAACACGGTCGGCATCCGTGACGTGACCATCCGAGGCGCCGGCATGTGGCACTCGCAGCTCTACACCCTGACCCCGCCGCACCAGGCGGGCGGCATCAACCACCCGCACGAGGGCAACTTCGGCTTCGACATCGACCACAACACCCAGATCTCCGACATCGCCATCTTCGGCTCCGGCACCATCCGGGGCGGCGACGGCAACCAGGAGGGCGGCGTCGGTCTCAACGGCCGCTTCGGCAAGGGCACGAAGATCAGCAACGTCTGGATCGAGCACGCCAACGTCGGCGTCTGGGCCGGCCGCGACTACTCCAACATCCCCGAGCTGTGGGGGCCCGGTGACGGCGTCGAGTTCAGCGGCATGCGGGTCCGCAACACCTACGCCGATGGCATCAACTTCGCCAACGGCACCCGTAACTCCACCGTCTTCAACTCGTCCTTCCGCAACAACGGTGACGACGCGCTGGCCGTCTGGGCGAGCAAGTACGTCAAGGACACCTCGGTGGACATCGGCTCCAACAACCACTTCCGCAACAACACGATCCAGTTGCCCTGGCGGGCCAACGGCATCGCGGTGTACGGCGGCTTCGGCAACACCATCGAGAACAACATCATCGCCGACACCATGAACTATCCCGGCATCATGCTGGCGACCGACCACGACCCGCTGCCCTTCTCCGGGCAGACCCTCATCTCCAACAACGCCCTGTACCGCACGGGCGGCGCGTTCTGGAACGAGGACCAGGAGTTCGGCGCCATCACCCTGTTCGCGCAGGGCCAGCCCATCCCCGGCGTCACCATCAAGGACACGGACATCGTCGACTCGACGTACGACGGCATCCAGTTCAAGACCGGTGGCGGCGAGATGCCGAACGTCAAGATCACCAACGTCCGCATCGACAAGTCGAACAACGGCTCCGGCATCCTCGCCATGAGCGGCGCCCGAGGCAGCGCCACCCTGTCGAACGTGACGATCACCAACTCGGCCCAGGGCAACATCCTGGTCGAGCCCGGATCCCAGTTCGTCATCAACAACCCGTGA